Proteins co-encoded in one Pocillopora verrucosa isolate sample1 chromosome 1, ASM3666991v2, whole genome shotgun sequence genomic window:
- the LOC131800200 gene encoding beta-2 adrenergic receptor-like, whose amino-acid sequence MANGNRSNSSSNSLREFSDDFRIGTATFTIVLILATVFGNGLVVVAFSRFARIRTVTNYFVVSLACSDLCVALFSIPVWVAYLLTGPVWVFGADLSRVWTMVDILIGTASIMNLMAISFDRVLSIMTTMRYSVIMTPRRAIFIICCVWIYSSCMATASFFLFAKRIFNLVATIMCFCVPLLVIITAYSIILKVALYHVKQIHATTPAQYPRSHCNFLRELKAAKTLGVVVGAFVVCWLPFVVINIIYSLCEQQHCLLVNPQVILVTKWMHYGNSMINPIIYTAMNNDFRKAFKTLIFASDATLEDEIP is encoded by the coding sequence ATGGCAAATGGTAACCGTTCAAATTCATCTTCAAACTCCCTTAGAGAATTTTCTGACGATTTCCGCATTGGAACGGCCACATTCACCATTGTTCTCATCTTGGCTACAGTATTTGGAAACGGTCTCGTTGTTGTCGCCTTTTCACGCTTTGCACGCATCCGTACAGTGACAAACTACTTCGTCGTGTCGTTAGCGTGCTCTGATCTCTGTGTGGCGCTATTCTCTATTCCTGTATGGGTGGCATATCTCCTGACAGGACCCGTGTGGGTATTTGGCGCAGATTTGTCACGTGTTTGGACCATGGTGGACATCTTGATAGGTACCGCGTCCATCATGAATTTAATGGCGATCAGTTTTGATCGGGTTCTTTCCATCATGACTACAATGCGTTATTCTGTCATCATGACTCCCCGGAGAGCGATTTTTATCATTTGCTGCGTTTGGATCTATTCTTCGTGCATGGCCACTGCGAGCTTTTTTCTGTTCGCCAAGCGCATTTTCAACCTCGTTGCCACGATCATGTGCTTCTGCGTTCCATTGCTGGTGATAATCACTGCATACTCAATTATACTGAAAGTGGCGCTATATCACGTGAAACAAATACACGCAACAACGCCTGCGCAGTACCCAAGGAGTCATTGCAACTTTTTAAGGGAGCTCAAAGCAGCCAAGACTTTGGGAGTTGTTGTTGGCGCGTTTGTGGTATGTTGGCTGCCATTTGTTGTGATAAACATCATTTACAGTTTATGCGAGCAACAACACTGTCTTCTGGTTAATCCACAAGTCATATTGGTGACCAAGTGGATGCATTATGGTAATTCAATGATAAATCCCATTATATACACTGCCATGAACAATGACTTTCGGAAAgctttcaagactttaatttttGCATCAGATGCTACCCTTGAGGATGAAATACCGTAG